GGTGCTCCGGCAGGGTCACCTCGCCCGCGTTCTCCACCTCGAAGCCCGCGTCCGCGATCATGTCCAGGTCCGCCTTGCCCGCCTGGCCCTCGCTGGTGAGGTAGTCACCGAGGAAGATCGAGTTGGCGAGGTGCAGGGCGAGCGGCTGGAGGGTGCGCAGATGCACCTCGCGGCCGCCGGCGATCCGGACCTCGACGTCCGGGCACACGAACCGGACCATGGCGAGGATGCGCAGGCACCGCTGCGGGGTGAGGTTCCACTCCTTGGCGAGCGGGGTGCCCTCGAACGGGATCAGGAAGTTCACCGGGACGGAGTCGGGGTCGAGAGCGCGCAGCGCGAACACGACGTCGACGAGGTCCTCGTCCGCCTCGCCCATGCCCGCGATCAGACCCGAGCAGGCGGACAGCCCCGCCGCGTGCGCCTTCTGGACCGTGTCGACCCGGTCGGCGTACGTGTGCGTGGTCGTGATCTCCCCGTACGTCCCCTTGGACGTGTTCAGGTTGTGGTTGTACGCGTCCGCACCGGCCTCGCGGAGCCGCTCGGCCTGGCCGTCGGAGAGCAGACCGAGGCAGGCACACACCTCGACGCCCTCGTTCTGGTCCTTGATGGCCTTGATCGTGTCGGAGACCCGCTCCACGTCACGGTCCGTCGGCCCGCGGCCGCTGGCCACCAGGCACACCCGCTTGGCGCCCCCGGCGAGCCCCGCCGCCGCGGCCCGGGAGGCCTCGTCGGGCTTCAGCCAGCTGTACTTCAGGATCCCGGCCTGGGACCCGAGGCGCTGCGAGCAGTACGAGCAGTCCTCCGGGCACAGGCCTGACTTCAGGTTGACCAGATAGTTCAGTTTCACCCGTCGGCCGAACCAGCGGCGGCGCACCTTGCCGGCCGCGGCCACCACGTCGAGCACGTCGTCGTCGGACGTGGCCAGTACGGCCAGCGCCTCCTCGCGGGTCGGCAGCTCGCGCCGAAGCCCCTTGTCCACCAGCGTGTTCAGCAGGTCCATGAGGTCCGATCCTGGCGTATACGACCGGTCCCGGCCAAGGAGAGATCGGACAACAGAGTGGGTTCGACGTGTGGGTATTGCCACATCCTGGGCGGCTGGTCCGGCCGCTAGGGTCTGTGCACTGCCTACAAAACACCCGCCACGACGGTCCGGAGGACACATGGCGTTCGGCTGGATCGACGAGCAGGCCGCGGCGCGCCGCGCCGCCGGTCTCGTACGGACCCTGCGCCCGCGCCCCGCCGACTCGCCGCTGCTCGATCTCGCGAGCAACGACTACCTCGGTCTGGCCCGCCACCCGCGGGTCACGGCCGGTGCGGCGCAGGCGGCGCGCACCTGGGGCGGCGGCGCGACCGGTTCCCGGCTCGTCACCGGCACCACCGAACTCCACACCGAACTGGAACGCGAACTGGCCGACTTCTGCGGCTTCGAGTCCGCGCTCGTCCTCTCCTCCGGCTACGCGGCCAACCTCGCCGCCGTCACCGCCCTCGCGCCGCACGGCTCGCTCGTC
The window above is part of the Streptomyces sp. NBC_01428 genome. Proteins encoded here:
- the bioB gene encoding biotin synthase BioB codes for the protein MDLLNTLVDKGLRRELPTREEALAVLATSDDDVLDVVAAAGKVRRRWFGRRVKLNYLVNLKSGLCPEDCSYCSQRLGSQAGILKYSWLKPDEASRAAAAGLAGGAKRVCLVASGRGPTDRDVERVSDTIKAIKDQNEGVEVCACLGLLSDGQAERLREAGADAYNHNLNTSKGTYGEITTTHTYADRVDTVQKAHAAGLSACSGLIAGMGEADEDLVDVVFALRALDPDSVPVNFLIPFEGTPLAKEWNLTPQRCLRILAMVRFVCPDVEVRIAGGREVHLRTLQPLALHLANSIFLGDYLTSEGQAGKADLDMIADAGFEVENAGEVTLPEHRAAAGGCGAHASAGDTASEGAGCGSHAEAGCGSHAGGGCGSHEGGGACGSVPAPSVEAAGAEAAGAQEAGSRTPGAEAVPAGARTDLVAVRRRGAGTDLAPNA